Proteins encoded within one genomic window of Bacillus thuringiensis:
- a CDS encoding ABC transporter ATP-binding protein, with the protein MAEKKQSDLRRLLSYMRPYKGLLSLAFLFLVGATVTEMMGPFLIKQFLDEHLVPRNFDQSALVTLFVVYIVAHLLKVLFTYLDLLYFQNIAFKIVQDMRVEVYDHVQKLSLSFFDRTPIGTLVSRITNDTEAIKDFYVSVLSTFVKNIVFLVGILVAMFLLNVKLALFSLVLIPIMFAIMVLYRRKSAAFYLEVRNQLSVLNAKLNESIQGMNIVQVFRQEKRMRREFEEVNNKHYSAGRRTLKLDALLLRPATDLVHIVAIALVLGLFGIDALKSPVEVGVLYAFVNYIHRFFQPVNEMMMKLSFFQQALVSSSRVFHLMDEKDLAPVQKGDGNPQVVNGDIEFKNVTFSYDGKRDVLKNVSFHVKQGQTVAFVGHTGSGKSTIMNLLMRFYNIKSGNIVIDGVDLEKFEEQEIRKKIGLVLQDAFLFAGNVKQNIRMYNEEITDEEVKEAAQFVQANTFIEKLPEQYETEVVERGAAFSSGQRQLIAFARTIATNPKILVLDEATANIDTETEDAIQIALQQMRKGRTTIAIAHRLSTIQDADQIFVMHDGEVVERGTHQELLSEQGLYYNMYLLQNKGSLQKAL; encoded by the coding sequence ATGGCTGAGAAAAAACAGAGCGATTTAAGAAGATTGCTTTCTTATATGAGGCCATATAAGGGGTTGTTATCTTTAGCATTTTTATTTCTAGTTGGTGCAACTGTAACTGAAATGATGGGTCCTTTTTTAATTAAACAATTTCTTGATGAACATTTAGTACCACGTAACTTTGATCAATCAGCACTTGTTACTCTATTTGTAGTGTATATTGTTGCTCACTTATTAAAAGTATTATTTACTTATTTAGACTTATTATATTTTCAAAATATCGCTTTTAAAATTGTTCAAGATATGCGTGTTGAAGTATATGATCATGTTCAAAAGTTGTCATTAAGTTTCTTTGATCGCACGCCGATTGGTACGCTCGTATCGCGCATAACGAATGATACGGAAGCAATTAAAGATTTTTATGTTAGTGTATTATCAACATTTGTTAAAAATATCGTGTTTTTAGTAGGTATTTTAGTAGCGATGTTTTTATTAAATGTAAAATTAGCGCTATTTTCTCTCGTACTAATTCCGATAATGTTTGCGATTATGGTGCTATATCGCCGGAAAAGTGCAGCTTTTTATTTAGAAGTGCGTAATCAATTAAGCGTGTTAAATGCAAAGTTAAACGAGTCCATTCAAGGGATGAATATTGTTCAAGTGTTTAGACAAGAAAAGCGTATGAGAAGAGAGTTTGAAGAAGTGAACAATAAACATTATAGTGCAGGGCGACGTACGTTAAAGTTAGATGCATTGCTTTTACGTCCAGCTACGGATTTAGTACATATTGTAGCGATTGCGTTAGTACTTGGTTTATTTGGCATTGATGCTTTGAAAAGTCCTGTTGAAGTAGGCGTTTTATATGCGTTTGTTAACTATATACATCGTTTCTTCCAGCCGGTAAATGAGATGATGATGAAATTGTCATTTTTTCAACAAGCACTTGTTTCATCATCACGTGTATTTCATTTAATGGATGAGAAAGATTTAGCGCCAGTTCAAAAAGGGGATGGAAATCCTCAAGTCGTTAATGGAGATATTGAATTTAAAAATGTTACTTTTTCGTATGATGGAAAACGTGATGTTTTAAAAAATGTATCTTTTCACGTGAAACAAGGGCAAACGGTTGCTTTTGTTGGGCACACTGGTAGCGGAAAAAGTACCATTATGAATTTGTTAATGCGATTTTATAATATTAAGTCTGGAAATATTGTAATAGATGGTGTAGATTTAGAGAAATTTGAAGAACAAGAAATTAGAAAGAAAATAGGACTCGTATTGCAAGATGCATTTTTATTTGCGGGAAATGTAAAACAAAATATTCGTATGTACAATGAAGAAATTACAGATGAAGAAGTAAAAGAAGCGGCACAATTTGTGCAAGCCAATACGTTTATTGAAAAATTACCAGAGCAGTATGAAACAGAGGTAGTAGAAAGAGGAGCAGCATTTTCTAGTGGTCAACGACAATTAATTGCTTTTGCTAGAACGATAGCAACGAATCCGAAAATATTAGTATTGGATGAAGCAACAGCTAATATTGATACAGAAACTGAAGACGCGATCCAAATAGCGTTACAGCAAATGCGAAAAGGGAGAACAACTATAGCCATTGCGCACAGATTATCTACAATTCAAGATGCAGATCAAATTTTCGTTATGCATGATGGAGAGGTAGTAGAAAGAGGAACACACCAAGAATTACTGAGTGAACAAGGGTTGTATTATAATATGTATTTACTACAAAATAAAGGAAGTTTACAAAAGGCCTTGTAA
- a CDS encoding ABC transporter ATP-binding protein, protein MKVFMNLAWFFKQEKRAYITGIILLFGVALLELVAPKVIGIVVDEINDGTLTTDNLLKWVVLLVIVGITMYILRYVWRIMIFGSSLKLARQLRKNLYEHFTKMSPSFYQSNRTGDLMAHATNDIQAIQQTAGAGVLTLVDSLAVGGCVLVAMGFTISWKLTLLSLIPMPIVAISTNYYGTLLHKRFHKAQQSFSEINDKVQESMSGMKVIRSLGQEKEDLQAFRKKSEDVVHKNMLVARIDALFDPTIALIVGFSFLIAVCYGSVLVVRGELTVGDLVTFTTYLGTLVWPMLAFGWLFNIMERGRASYDRVEKILSQKSDVVNRENAVHTIASGDVSFAVDSFSYKKNELLHLTDIHFDLKKGETLGVVGRTGAGKTTLLKCLIREYDHFNGELKVGERDIRDVTLYGVRSAISYVPQDHFLFSASIGENIAFGKADATYNEITRAAEIACIHNDILQFSEGYETVVGERGVSLSGGQKQRISIARALLTNAEILILDDCLSAVDAKTEETILNALKKERAGKTTIITAHRLSAIQHANLILVVDEGRIVQRGTHEQLMKEHGWYKEMYESQQLEALVEKGGV, encoded by the coding sequence ATGAAAGTGTTTATGAATTTAGCGTGGTTTTTTAAACAAGAAAAACGAGCGTACATAACCGGAATTATTTTATTATTTGGCGTTGCACTTTTAGAACTTGTAGCACCAAAAGTGATTGGGATTGTTGTAGATGAAATTAATGATGGAACATTAACGACTGATAATTTACTAAAATGGGTTGTACTCTTAGTAATTGTAGGTATTACGATGTACATATTACGTTACGTATGGCGTATTATGATTTTTGGCTCTTCATTAAAGTTGGCTCGCCAATTACGGAAAAATTTGTATGAACATTTTACAAAGATGAGTCCATCGTTTTATCAGTCAAATCGCACAGGTGATTTAATGGCACATGCGACTAATGATATTCAAGCGATTCAGCAAACTGCTGGAGCAGGCGTTTTAACACTGGTTGACTCTTTAGCCGTTGGGGGATGTGTACTCGTAGCGATGGGTTTTACAATTAGTTGGAAGTTAACATTGTTAAGCTTAATTCCGATGCCGATTGTAGCAATATCAACAAATTATTACGGAACTTTATTACATAAAAGGTTTCATAAAGCGCAGCAATCGTTTTCGGAAATCAATGATAAAGTGCAAGAGAGTATGAGTGGGATGAAGGTAATTCGATCGCTTGGACAGGAGAAAGAAGATTTACAAGCGTTTCGAAAAAAATCAGAAGATGTCGTACATAAAAATATGTTAGTCGCACGTATTGATGCATTATTTGATCCAACAATCGCTCTTATCGTAGGATTTTCATTTTTAATCGCAGTATGTTATGGGTCAGTATTAGTTGTGAGAGGTGAATTAACAGTAGGTGATCTCGTTACATTTACGACGTATTTAGGTACTCTCGTTTGGCCAATGTTAGCGTTTGGATGGTTGTTTAATATTATGGAGCGTGGGCGTGCTTCGTATGACCGTGTAGAAAAAATCCTCTCGCAAAAATCAGATGTAGTAAATAGAGAAAATGCTGTGCATACAATAGCGAGCGGTGATGTTTCATTTGCGGTCGATTCGTTTTCGTATAAGAAAAATGAACTGTTACATTTAACAGATATTCACTTTGATTTGAAAAAGGGAGAAACGCTTGGGGTTGTAGGACGTACAGGTGCAGGGAAAACAACTTTATTAAAATGTTTAATCCGTGAGTATGATCATTTTAATGGTGAATTAAAAGTTGGAGAGCGGGATATTCGAGATGTAACACTTTACGGTGTCCGTTCTGCCATTTCATATGTGCCGCAAGACCATTTTTTATTTTCAGCGAGTATTGGGGAGAATATTGCCTTTGGAAAGGCGGATGCTACATATAATGAAATTACCCGTGCTGCAGAGATTGCTTGTATTCACAATGACATCCTTCAATTTTCAGAAGGGTATGAAACAGTAGTTGGGGAAAGAGGCGTTTCTTTATCTGGAGGTCAAAAACAAAGAATTTCTATTGCACGTGCTTTATTAACGAATGCTGAAATTTTAATTTTAGATGATTGTTTATCAGCAGTAGATGCAAAAACAGAAGAAACAATTTTAAATGCTTTAAAGAAGGAAAGAGCAGGGAAAACAACGATTATTACTGCTCATCGTTTAAGTGCAATTCAGCATGCCAATCTCATTCTTGTTGTGGATGAAGGTAGAATTGTGCAACGAGGTACACATGAGCAATTAATGAAAGAACATGGTTGGTATAAAGAAATGTATGAGAGCCAGCAGTTAGAGGCATTAGTCGAGAAAGGAGGCGTATGA
- a CDS encoding YneF family protein, producing MPIWLGILVGVVALVAGVALGFFIARKYMMNYLQKNPPINEQMLKMMMMQMGQKPSQKKINQMMSAMNKQQMK from the coding sequence ATGCCAATTTGGTTAGGTATTCTAGTGGGCGTAGTAGCACTAGTAGCAGGCGTGGCGTTAGGATTTTTCATTGCCCGCAAATACATGATGAATTACTTACAAAAAAATCCACCAATTAACGAACAAATGTTAAAAATGATGATGATGCAAATGGGACAAAAACCTTCCCAAAAGAAAATCAATCAAATGATGAGCGCGATGAACAAACAACAAATGAAATAA
- the sirA gene encoding sporulation inhibitor of replication protein SirA, whose protein sequence is MKTYELYLIQEDIAKAYFGREYLFFDLFARFSESGSLSEKKVLYKQMMYITMPLQVMKIHHKLEQALRVLGKYDRTHHTHTLFTGAEYGEIMVKPHYIRMNTSGNVSMETTFFEVLRKCELTFLAMDYENTKYGWLNPLKQVRTYV, encoded by the coding sequence ATGAAAACGTATGAATTGTATTTAATTCAAGAGGATATTGCGAAAGCTTATTTTGGTCGTGAATATTTGTTTTTTGATTTATTTGCTCGATTTTCAGAATCTGGGTCCCTTTCGGAGAAAAAAGTGTTATATAAACAAATGATGTATATAACAATGCCATTACAAGTAATGAAAATTCATCATAAATTAGAACAAGCTTTGCGCGTTCTTGGTAAATATGATAGAACACATCATACACATACACTTTTTACGGGAGCGGAATATGGCGAAATAATGGTGAAACCACACTATATTCGCATGAATACCTCTGGAAATGTCTCTATGGAAACAACTTTCTTTGAGGTGTTAAGAAAGTGTGAACTAACATTTTTAGCTATGGATTATGAAAATACAAAGTACGGATGGCTGAATCCTTTAAAACAAGTACGAACATATGTGTAA
- the tkt gene encoding transketolase, with the protein MSHSIEQLSINTIRTLSIDAIEKANSGHPGMPMGAAPMAYTLWTQFMKHNPNNPTWFNRDRFVLSAGHGSMLLYSLLHLSGYDVTMDDLKNFRQWGSKTPGHPEYGHTAGVDATTGPLGQGIATAVGMAMAERHLAAKYNRDSYNVVDHHTYAICGDGDLMEGVSAEASSLAAHLQLGRLVVLYDSNDISLDGDLNRSFSESVEDRYKAYGWQVIRVEDGNDIEAIAKAIEEAKADEKRPTLIEVRTTIGFGSPNKSGKSASHGSPLGVDETKLTKEAYAWTAEQDFHVAEEVYDNFRKTVQDVGETAQAAWNTMLGEYAQAYPELANELQAAMNGQLPEGWEQNLPTYELGSKAATRNSSGAVINAIAESVPSFFGGSADLAGSNKTYMNNEKDFTRDDYSGKNIWYGVREFAMGAAMNGIALHGGLKTYGGTFFVFSDYLRPAIRLAALMQLPVTYVFTHDSIAVGEDGPTHEPIEQLAALRAMPNVSVIRPADGNESVAAWRLALESTNKPTALVLTRQDLPTLEGAKDDTYEKVAKGAYVVSASKKETADVILLASGSEVSLAVEVQKALAVDGVDAAVVSMPSMDRFEAQTAEYKESVLPKAVTKRFAIEMGATFGWHRYVGLEGDVLGIDTFGASAPGEKIMEEYGFTVENVVRKVKEML; encoded by the coding sequence ATGTCACATTCAATCGAACAACTTTCTATCAACACGATTCGCACATTATCCATCGATGCGATTGAAAAAGCAAACTCTGGTCACCCAGGAATGCCAATGGGTGCAGCACCAATGGCTTATACATTATGGACTCAATTTATGAAACACAATCCAAATAACCCAACGTGGTTTAACCGTGATCGTTTCGTATTATCTGCAGGTCATGGTTCAATGTTATTATACAGCCTACTTCACCTATCTGGTTATGATGTAACAATGGATGATTTAAAGAACTTCCGTCAATGGGGAAGCAAAACTCCAGGACATCCTGAGTACGGTCATACAGCTGGTGTAGATGCAACTACTGGTCCACTTGGACAAGGTATTGCAACTGCGGTAGGTATGGCGATGGCTGAAAGACACTTAGCGGCTAAATATAACCGTGATTCGTATAATGTAGTAGATCATCATACATACGCTATTTGTGGTGATGGAGATTTAATGGAAGGCGTTTCAGCTGAAGCATCTTCATTAGCTGCTCATTTACAATTAGGTCGTCTTGTTGTGTTATACGATTCAAACGATATTTCATTAGATGGCGATTTAAATCGTTCATTCTCTGAAAGTGTAGAAGATCGTTATAAAGCATACGGATGGCAAGTAATCCGTGTTGAGGATGGAAATGATATTGAAGCAATCGCGAAAGCAATTGAAGAAGCGAAAGCTGACGAAAAACGCCCAACGCTAATTGAAGTAAGAACGACAATTGGTTTCGGTTCTCCAAACAAATCAGGAAAATCAGCTTCACATGGTTCTCCACTTGGTGTAGACGAAACAAAATTAACAAAAGAAGCATATGCTTGGACTGCTGAGCAAGACTTCCATGTTGCAGAAGAAGTATATGACAACTTCCGCAAAACAGTACAAGATGTTGGTGAAACTGCGCAAGCAGCTTGGAATACAATGTTAGGCGAATATGCGCAAGCATATCCAGAATTAGCAAACGAATTGCAAGCAGCAATGAACGGTCAACTTCCAGAAGGTTGGGAGCAAAACTTACCAACATATGAATTAGGATCTAAAGCAGCAACTCGTAATTCTTCAGGTGCTGTAATTAATGCAATTGCAGAGTCTGTACCATCATTCTTCGGTGGATCTGCTGACCTTGCTGGTTCTAACAAAACATACATGAATAACGAAAAAGACTTTACAAGAGATGATTACAGCGGTAAAAACATTTGGTACGGTGTACGTGAGTTCGCAATGGGTGCGGCAATGAACGGTATTGCACTACATGGTGGTTTAAAAACTTACGGTGGTACGTTCTTCGTATTCTCTGACTACTTACGTCCAGCAATTCGTCTTGCAGCATTAATGCAATTGCCAGTAACGTATGTATTCACACACGACAGTATCGCTGTTGGTGAAGATGGTCCAACACATGAACCAATCGAACAATTAGCAGCGCTTCGTGCAATGCCAAATGTATCTGTTATCCGTCCGGCTGACGGTAACGAATCTGTTGCGGCTTGGAGACTAGCTTTAGAATCTACAAACAAACCAACTGCTTTAGTATTAACTCGTCAAGACCTTCCAACATTAGAAGGCGCAAAAGACGATACGTATGAAAAAGTAGCAAAAGGTGCATATGTAGTTTCTGCAAGCAAGAAAGAAACAGCTGATGTAATTTTACTTGCATCTGGATCTGAAGTAAGTCTAGCTGTTGAAGTACAAAAAGCTCTAGCAGTAGACGGCGTTGACGCAGCTGTTGTCAGCATGCCATCTATGGATCGCTTTGAAGCTCAAACTGCTGAGTACAAAGAATCTGTATTACCAAAAGCAGTAACAAAACGTTTCGCGATCGAAATGGGTGCTACATTCGGATGGCACCGTTACGTAGGTCTTGAAGGAGATGTGTTAGGTATCGATACATTCGGTGCTTCTGCTCCTGGTGAGAAGATTATGGAAGAGTATGGATTTACTGTAGAGAACGTTGTTCGTAAAGTAAAAGAAATGCTTTAA
- the phnE gene encoding phosphonate ABC transporter, permease protein PhnE, with protein sequence MSKTTVIVPKPKKPSVYRWFIFIALTFVYVWAFSGVPLEGIKETAGEITKAIMTGILNPDWAYVSLPDGEDLLHGLIDTLAIAILGTFISAFLSVPFAFWAATNMSSGRLTSGTGKFVLSFVRTFPELVMALLFIKAVGPGSFAGVLALGLHSIGMLGKLYSEGIENIDKGPTEALIATGANRFQILWYAVLPQVLPDFLSYTLYRFEINVRSATILGVIGAGGIGTPLIFALSSRNWSRVGIILLGIILMVIIIDFISSSIRKKIV encoded by the coding sequence ATGAGTAAAACGACGGTAATCGTACCAAAACCGAAGAAACCGAGTGTATATCGCTGGTTTATTTTTATAGCACTTACATTTGTTTATGTATGGGCTTTTTCAGGAGTACCGCTAGAGGGAATAAAGGAAACGGCAGGAGAAATTACAAAAGCAATTATGACAGGTATATTGAATCCAGATTGGGCGTATGTATCTTTGCCAGATGGTGAAGATTTATTACATGGTTTAATTGATACGTTGGCAATTGCAATATTAGGTACATTTATTTCTGCCTTTTTATCTGTTCCATTCGCTTTTTGGGCGGCAACGAATATGAGCAGTGGAAGATTAACTTCAGGAACTGGGAAATTTGTACTTAGTTTTGTTCGTACATTTCCTGAATTAGTTATGGCCCTTTTATTTATAAAAGCTGTTGGACCAGGCTCTTTTGCTGGAGTTCTAGCTTTAGGATTACACTCTATTGGGATGTTAGGAAAACTATATTCAGAAGGAATCGAGAATATAGATAAGGGACCGACAGAAGCGTTAATAGCAACGGGTGCAAATCGGTTTCAAATACTTTGGTATGCAGTATTGCCACAAGTATTACCGGATTTTCTATCGTATACGTTATACAGGTTCGAAATTAATGTACGATCCGCTACTATTTTAGGTGTTATTGGAGCAGGGGGTATTGGTACGCCTTTAATTTTTGCACTGAGTTCACGCAATTGGTCGCGTGTGGGAATTATTTTATTGGGCATCATTTTAATGGTCATTATCATTGATTTTATTTCAAGTTCGATAAGGAAGAAAATTGTATGA
- the phnE gene encoding phosphonate ABC transporter, permease protein PhnE encodes MNDVMINSKSIPKPPSKLKHMLTLILVILLLWGSSVQVDASFSKLVVGFPNMLDLLKEMVPPDWSYFQVITTAMLDTIRMAIIGTTLGAILAIPLALFAASNVFTSAFLYSPARLILNFIRTIPDLLLAAIFVAIFGIGPLPGILALTFFSIGLVAKLLYESIESIDPGPLEAMTAVGANKVQWIVYGVIPQVKAHFISYVLYTFEVNVRAAAVLGLVGAGGIGLYYDRTLGFLQYQQTSSIIIYTLVVVLLIDYVSTLLREKL; translated from the coding sequence ATGAATGACGTGATGATAAATTCGAAATCGATACCGAAGCCACCGAGTAAGTTGAAACATATGTTAACGTTAATTCTAGTCATTTTACTGTTGTGGGGAAGTAGTGTACAGGTCGATGCATCATTTTCAAAACTAGTAGTTGGTTTTCCTAATATGCTGGATTTGTTGAAAGAGATGGTACCGCCAGATTGGAGTTATTTTCAAGTTATTACAACAGCAATGTTAGATACAATACGTATGGCGATTATTGGGACGACTTTAGGAGCGATTTTAGCTATTCCACTGGCACTGTTTGCGGCAAGTAATGTGTTTACTAGTGCATTTTTGTACAGTCCAGCTCGATTGATTTTAAATTTTATCCGAACGATACCCGATTTATTATTAGCGGCAATTTTCGTAGCTATTTTTGGAATAGGACCACTTCCAGGTATTTTGGCTCTTACTTTTTTCTCAATTGGGCTCGTGGCGAAATTGTTGTATGAGTCAATTGAATCAATTGACCCAGGTCCGTTAGAGGCGATGACAGCAGTAGGAGCAAATAAAGTGCAATGGATTGTTTATGGGGTAATTCCGCAAGTGAAAGCACATTTTATCTCTTATGTTCTTTATACATTTGAGGTGAACGTACGTGCAGCAGCTGTTTTAGGTTTAGTAGGAGCAGGTGGTATTGGATTATATTATGACCGTACACTTGGTTTTTTACAATATCAACAAACTTCATCTATTATTATCTATACCCTTGTTGTTGTATTGTTAATTGATTATGTAAGTACATTGTTGCGGGAGAAATTATAA
- the phnC gene encoding phosphonate ABC transporter ATP-binding protein: MIEFRNVSKVYPNGTKGLNNINLKIQKGEFVVMVGLSGAGKSTLLRSVNRLHEITEGEIMIEGESITAAKGKGLRRMRRDIGMIFQSFNLVKRSTVLKNVLAGRVGYHSTLRTTLGLFPKEDLELAFQSLKRVNILEKAYARADELSGGQQQRVSIARALAQEAKIILADEPVASLDPLTTKQVLDDLKKINEDFGITTIVNLHSIDLARQYATRIIGLHAGEIVFDGLVEEATDEKFAEIYGDVAQKSELLEVAVK, encoded by the coding sequence GTGATAGAGTTTCGAAATGTTTCCAAAGTGTATCCAAATGGTACAAAAGGATTGAATAATATAAACTTGAAAATTCAAAAAGGTGAGTTTGTTGTAATGGTAGGGCTGTCCGGAGCTGGAAAGTCTACACTTCTAAGATCGGTAAATCGTCTTCATGAGATTACAGAAGGCGAAATCATGATTGAAGGTGAGTCTATTACGGCTGCGAAAGGAAAAGGATTACGCCGCATGCGCCGGGATATTGGTATGATCTTTCAAAGTTTTAATCTTGTAAAGCGATCAACGGTATTGAAGAATGTATTAGCTGGGCGTGTTGGGTATCATTCGACATTGCGTACAACGTTAGGGCTATTTCCAAAAGAAGATTTGGAGCTTGCTTTTCAATCGTTGAAAAGAGTAAATATTTTAGAAAAAGCATATGCGCGTGCTGATGAATTATCAGGAGGACAACAGCAACGTGTATCGATTGCTAGAGCGTTGGCTCAAGAAGCAAAAATCATATTGGCAGATGAACCTGTTGCGTCGTTAGATCCGCTAACAACAAAGCAAGTATTAGATGATTTGAAGAAAATTAATGAAGATTTTGGAATTACAACAATTGTAAACTTACATTCTATTGATTTAGCTAGGCAATATGCGACGCGCATTATTGGATTACATGCAGGAGAAATTGTTTTTGATGGCTTAGTAGAAGAGGCAACGGATGAAAAGTTTGCTGAAATTTATGGTGACGTAGCGCAGAAAAGTGAATTGTTAGAGGTGGCAGTTAAATGA
- a CDS encoding phosphate/phosphite/phosphonate ABC transporter substrate-binding protein, whose amino-acid sequence MLKKVFAMSTTVVLAAGLLSGCGTKESSASKNEDTKKGYVPKTLNVQFVPSQNADTLEAKAKPLEKLLSDKLNIPVKVSISTNYNTIVEAMASKQVDVGFLPPTAYVLAHEKKAANVILQAQRFGVDDETGAPTKDLVDFYKSEFVVKKDSNINSVKDLKGKKIGYQDVTSSAGYVWPAAVLLKEGVDPLKDVKPVTLKGHDQSLIALLNGDVDAAVVFQDARNIVKKDYPNIFDQTKIVKFTEKIPNDTISVRSDLDEEWSKKLQDAFIEIGKNEEGHKIIKEVYSHEGYVKSDDSKFDIVREYGKKVKTQ is encoded by the coding sequence ATGTTGAAAAAAGTTTTTGCAATGAGCACAACAGTTGTACTAGCAGCGGGTTTATTAAGTGGCTGTGGAACGAAGGAATCAAGTGCAAGTAAAAATGAAGATACGAAAAAAGGGTATGTACCGAAGACTTTAAATGTTCAATTTGTTCCTTCTCAAAATGCAGATACGTTAGAGGCGAAGGCAAAACCATTAGAAAAGCTATTAAGTGATAAATTAAATATTCCAGTAAAAGTTAGTATTTCAACGAATTACAATACAATTGTAGAAGCGATGGCATCTAAGCAAGTAGATGTAGGATTTTTACCCCCAACAGCGTATGTGCTAGCACATGAGAAAAAGGCTGCAAACGTAATTTTACAAGCACAACGTTTTGGAGTAGATGATGAAACGGGAGCTCCTACAAAGGATTTAGTAGACTTTTATAAGTCTGAATTTGTTGTTAAGAAAGATTCAAATATTAATAGTGTAAAAGATTTAAAAGGTAAAAAAATTGGTTATCAAGATGTAACGTCATCAGCGGGATATGTGTGGCCTGCGGCTGTATTATTAAAAGAGGGCGTTGATCCGTTAAAAGATGTGAAACCTGTTACATTAAAAGGTCACGATCAGTCGCTTATTGCTCTTTTAAACGGTGACGTAGATGCAGCTGTTGTATTCCAAGATGCTCGTAATATTGTAAAAAAAGATTATCCGAATATATTCGATCAAACGAAAATAGTGAAATTTACGGAGAAAATTCCAAACGATACGATTTCGGTACGTTCTGATTTAGATGAAGAGTGGAGCAAGAAATTACAGGATGCTTTCATTGAAATTGGAAAGAATGAGGAAGGTCATAAAATCATTAAAGAAGTATATTCACATGAAGGATATGTTAAATCTGATGATAGTAAATTTGATATCGTTCGTGAATATGGAAAGAAAGTAAAAACGCAATAA